A genomic window from Brachyspira sp. SAP_772 includes:
- the ptsP gene encoding phosphoenolpyruvate--protein phosphotransferase: MPDKRTILKGNGIGNYVSIGDSFLYLNSLITPMYNIEKEDIDEEYIRLDKAIEQSKEQIEYLIKNVDSKLKNILSMHILLIQDPVIIKQVKNEVKEKLLNVEYVYDTVITEYFDRISAFNNQMLSERASDIIDIKGRVIRNLLNPSTDSSSFSIPKDCIVVSKTLTPSDVLKFNSIGVGGFIVEGGGYTSHAAILAKSFGIPTIFNVQNITNRAKNDRKIIIDCRSNIVILNPNDKDTHNYTLLSENLKKYKEQSIKDAKEKAITKDNVEIKINANIDIPEEMESVIKYGIDSIGLYRTEFLYIYSDDGNTCALPTEERQFNVYKKIASSANGKVIIRTLDIGGDKMAPSLGVFNVKEDNPFLGWRAIRFCLSNKRIFKNQIRALLRASVYGNIEIMIPMISTLEEFLEAKKFINETKEELKKENIAYNDNIKIGALIETPSAAVIMDLLIEETDFISIGSNDLIQYVLACDRTNEKLTYLYNPIDISVLRILKYIIKTANDNNKLVTLCGEMGGVPKYTPILLGLGIRELSMSVTSIAEVKNVIRSVSIKECEELVNSMLENKNNDFSKSILESFIKKLQTQKV, from the coding sequence ATGCCTGATAAAAGAACTATACTAAAAGGAAACGGCATTGGTAATTATGTATCTATAGGAGACTCATTTCTATATCTCAATTCATTAATAACCCCAATGTATAATATAGAAAAAGAAGATATCGATGAAGAATATATAAGATTAGATAAAGCAATAGAACAATCAAAAGAACAAATAGAATATTTAATAAAAAATGTAGATAGTAAGTTAAAAAATATACTATCTATGCATATTTTACTTATTCAAGACCCTGTAATAATAAAGCAGGTAAAAAATGAAGTAAAAGAAAAATTATTAAATGTGGAATATGTATATGATACTGTAATAACAGAATATTTTGATAGAATATCTGCTTTTAATAATCAAATGCTTTCAGAGAGAGCTAGCGATATAATAGACATAAAGGGAAGAGTAATAAGGAATTTACTTAATCCAAGTACAGACAGCAGCAGTTTTTCCATACCAAAAGACTGCATAGTGGTATCTAAAACATTAACCCCAAGCGATGTATTAAAGTTTAACAGTATAGGTGTTGGCGGATTTATAGTGGAAGGAGGTGGATATACTTCTCACGCTGCTATACTTGCAAAATCTTTTGGAATACCTACTATTTTTAATGTACAAAATATTACCAATAGAGCTAAAAATGATAGAAAAATCATAATAGATTGTAGAAGTAATATAGTAATATTAAATCCAAATGATAAAGATACTCATAATTACACTTTATTATCTGAGAATTTAAAAAAATACAAAGAACAGTCTATTAAAGATGCCAAAGAGAAGGCTATAACAAAAGATAATGTAGAGATAAAAATAAATGCTAATATAGATATACCAGAAGAAATGGAAAGCGTTATAAAATATGGTATAGATTCAATAGGACTTTATAGAACAGAGTTTTTATATATCTATTCTGATGACGGCAATACTTGTGCTTTACCAACAGAGGAGAGACAATTTAATGTATATAAAAAAATAGCCTCATCTGCAAATGGAAAAGTAATAATAAGAACATTAGATATTGGCGGAGATAAAATGGCTCCATCACTTGGTGTTTTTAATGTAAAAGAAGACAATCCATTTTTAGGCTGGCGTGCTATAAGATTTTGTTTATCAAACAAGAGAATATTTAAAAATCAAATAAGGGCATTATTAAGAGCTTCTGTATATGGAAACATAGAAATAATGATACCTATGATAAGCACTTTAGAAGAGTTTTTAGAGGCTAAAAAATTTATTAATGAAACTAAAGAAGAATTAAAGAAAGAAAATATAGCGTATAATGATAATATAAAAATAGGAGCTTTAATAGAAACACCTTCTGCTGCTGTCATTATGGATTTACTCATAGAAGAAACTGACTTTATTTCTATAGGCTCTAATGACTTAATACAATATGTATTAGCTTGCGATAGAACAAATGAAAAATTAACTTATCTTTATAACCCTATAGATATATCTGTTTTAAGAATATTAAAATATATTATAAAAACAGCAAATGATAATAATAAACTTGTAACATTATGCGGAGAGATGGGAGGAGTGCCAAAGTATACTCCTATTTTACTTGGTCTTGGCATTAGAGAATTATCTATGTCTGTAACTTCTATAGCCGAAGTGAAAAATGTAATAAGGTCTGTATCTATAAAAGAATGTGAAGAGCTAGTTAATAGTATGCTTGAAAATAAGAATAATGATTTTTCTAAATCCATTTTAGAAAGTTTTATAAAGAAACTACAAACTCAAAAGGTATAA
- a CDS encoding 5'-methylthioadenosine/adenosylhomocysteine nucleosidase, with product MSEIKRIAIIGAMDCEIDNFKNMIENIEEIEIANITYYKGKLCGKDIVLLKSGIGKVNAAIATTIAIEKFNVEKIIFTGVAGSGNPDYDISDIVISKNLIEHDFDTSDLDGDELTVLVKGYNDNYYPADKALIELAKTSAQKVITDNKVYIDTIATGDQFVGDNNKVKQIHNKFKAGAIEMEGASVAHAALMYNVPFVVIRSLSDKADSDAVVDFPKFVAKAAENSKKIVIEMLNNI from the coding sequence ATGTCTGAAATAAAAAGAATTGCAATAATCGGTGCTATGGACTGCGAGATTGATAATTTTAAAAATATGATTGAGAATATAGAAGAAATTGAAATAGCTAACATTACTTACTATAAAGGCAAATTATGCGGCAAAGATATAGTGCTTTTAAAATCTGGTATAGGTAAAGTTAATGCTGCCATTGCCACAACCATAGCTATAGAAAAATTTAATGTAGAAAAAATAATATTTACAGGTGTTGCTGGTTCTGGTAATCCTGATTATGATATATCTGATATAGTTATTTCAAAAAATTTAATAGAACATGATTTTGATACAAGCGATTTAGATGGAGATGAACTTACTGTTTTAGTAAAAGGCTATAATGACAATTACTACCCTGCTGATAAAGCCTTAATAGAACTAGCTAAAACTTCAGCTCAAAAAGTTATAACAGACAATAAAGTTTATATTGACACTATTGCTACAGGCGACCAGTTTGTAGGTGATAACAATAAAGTAAAACAAATACATAATAAATTCAAAGCTGGTGCTATAGAAATGGAAGGAGCTTCAGTTGCACATGCTGCTTTAATGTATAACGTTCCATTTGTTGTAATACGTTCATTATCTGACAAGGCTGATAGTGATGCAGTAGTTGATTTTCCAAAATTCGTAGCAAAAGCAGCAGAAAATTCTAAAAAAATAGTAATAGAAATGCTTAATAATATTTAA
- a CDS encoding PD-(D/E)XK nuclease family protein: MNTEIIENTLLTLINEFKKDEKLKRNRLNEIFSKTKTIIKEIKEEMKQYPPQFCIFDVVNLQKYENYNSNLIAKLLEVNIKYVNIKYKEDTELSFVKDFFMYLHKDKEFGWNYGLKNIEELEKINHSYISIKREEYADTRRIDLFISYKKDFAIIIENKIYAGEQDNQLDDYYQNKKKDNYKNLYMIFLTPSGYEPYTLSEESKKELGNNFQTLKHSFMA; this comes from the coding sequence ATGAATACAGAAATTATTGAAAACACATTATTAACCTTAATAAATGAATTCAAAAAAGATGAAAAATTAAAAAGAAATAGATTAAATGAAATCTTTTCTAAAACTAAAACAATAATAAAAGAAATAAAAGAGGAAATGAAACAATATCCTCCTCAGTTTTGTATATTTGATGTGGTAAATTTACAAAAATATGAGAATTATAATAGTAATTTGATTGCTAAGTTGCTTGAAGTAAATATAAAGTATGTAAATATAAAATATAAAGAAGATACTGAATTAAGTTTTGTTAAAGATTTTTTTATGTATCTGCATAAAGATAAAGAATTTGGTTGGAATTATGGATTAAAAAATATTGAAGAATTAGAAAAGATAAATCATTCATATATAAGTATAAAAAGAGAAGAGTATGCAGACACTAGAAGAATAGATTTATTTATATCTTATAAAAAAGATTTTGCGATCATTATAGAAAATAAAATATATGCCGGGGAACAGGATAATCAATTAGATGATTATTACCAGAATAAGAAAAAAGATAATTATAAAAACTTATATATGATTTTTCTCACTCCTTCAGGCTATGAGCCTTATACTTTATCAGAGGAATCAAAAAAAGAACTTGGAAATAATTTTCAAACTTTAAAACATAGCTTTATGGCTTGA
- a CDS encoding PD-(D/E)XK nuclease family protein encodes MNTEIIENRLLTLTNEFKKDEEEKYNSVSNTIKSIHKSFLEEEELKTNRLNEIFSKIKIIIEKVKNEMKKFPPQFCIFDVVNLQRHENYNSDLIAKLLEVNIKYKEDTELSFVKDFLMYLNNKFNWSYGFNDIKKLKHSDIIIKREEYAGTRRIDLFISYKKDFAIIIENKISAGEQYNQLEDYYNSKKDNYKNLYMIFLTPSGYEPSTLSEESKKELGNNFQTLKHSDIALWLENILENEKYSFLHDINILFKDNDNKYIKDYRLLKSAMIQTIHNANMLSNNTKELDMTKGKIQELLKKHLFQDIQTVEDAEEYKQIFNSVIDIINEKKIDISLEPILFFTDKVIKYLNENSDDKSYYYKKIDEITKHIKENPYSKDFCHNIKYNLNNYNADILLEYHYESGTFQFSIYTYNEKSYKKLKNKESSIKEIFSNFEEANPYVYYIDTEKDSPEEIAEAMIKLYNLLKENL; translated from the coding sequence ATGAATACAGAAATTATTGAAAACAGATTATTAACTTTAACAAATGAATTCAAAAAAGATGAAGAAGAAAAATATAATTCAGTAAGTAATACTATAAAGTCCATACATAAATCATTTTTAGAGGAAGAAGAATTAAAAACAAATAGATTAAATGAAATCTTCTCTAAAATTAAAATAATAATAGAAAAAGTAAAAAATGAAATGAAAAAATTTCCTCCTCAATTTTGTATATTTGATGTTGTAAATTTACAAAGACATGAGAATTATAATAGTGATTTGATTGCTAAGCTGCTTGAAGTAAATATAAAGTATAAAGAAGATACTGAATTAAGTTTTGTTAAAGATTTTTTAATGTATTTAAATAATAAGTTTAACTGGAGCTATGGATTTAATGATATCAAAAAATTAAAGCATTCGGATATAATTATAAAAAGAGAAGAGTATGCAGGCACTAGAAGAATAGATTTATTTATATCTTATAAAAAAGATTTTGCAATTATTATAGAAAATAAAATATCCGCTGGGGAACAGTATAATCAATTAGAGGATTATTATAATAGTAAAAAAGATAATTATAAAAACTTATATATGATTTTTCTTACTCCTTCAGGCTATGAACCTTCTACTTTATCAGAGGAATCAAAAAAAGAACTTGGAAATAATTTTCAAACTTTAAAGCATAGCGATATAGCTTTATGGCTTGAGAACATTTTAGAAAATGAAAAATATTCTTTTCTTCATGATATAAATATTTTATTTAAAGATAATGATAATAAATATATAAAAGATTATAGGCTTTTGAAATCTGCTATGATACAGACTATACATAACGCCAATATGCTGAGCAATAATACAAAGGAGCTTGATATGACAAAAGGAAAAATACAAGAACTATTGAAAAAACATCTTTTTCAAGATATACAGACAGTAGAAGATGCAGAGGAATATAAACAAATATTTAATAGTGTTATAGATATTATTAATGAAAAAAAAATAGATATATCACTTGAACCTATATTGTTTTTTACTGATAAAGTAATCAAATATTTAAATGAAAATTCAGATGATAAATCTTATTATTATAAAAAAATAGATGAAATTACTAAACATATAAAAGAGAATCCTTATAGTAAAGATTTTTGTCATAATATAAAATACAATTTAAATAATTATAATGCAGATATATTATTAGAATATCACTATGAATCAGGTACATTTCAGTTTTCTATTTATACTTATAATGAAAAAAGTTATAAAAAATTAAAAAATAAAGAGTCTTCTATAAAGGAAATATTTAGTAATTTTGAAGAAGCAAATCCATATGTATACTATATAGATACAGAAAAAGACAGCCCAGAGGAAATTGCTGAAGCTATGATTAAGCTTTATAATCTTTTGAAAGAGAATTTATAA